TTCGGGAGCTTCGAGAATTTGCTTTTCCACCCGTTTTAAAAACTCATCCGAAATTTGATAATTGGGCACTTCTTTAGGATTTTCGGCCAAATATTCAAAAGTACCTTCATAATACCCTCGTTTTACTTTTCGGGTTTTTAGGAATATCACATTCATGTCAAATCGTTTGGCCAGCATTTCGGCTCCGGTATGAACCGGCGTTTCAACCCCCATAAACGTAGACCAATGATGCGTTTTGCTCAATTGTGGCGATTGATCGCTGGCAAAACCATACACGCCGAGATGTTTATTTTTAGCATTTTTTTCAATGATTCTAATCGTTTCCCGATTGGTGATTAAAGTCGCTTTGAATTTTGAACGAATGTCTCTAACCAATTTATCAAAATACTTATTGGCAATTTTTTTATAAATGGCAAAACCTTCAAAATTGATGATGTTGTTCATAGAAATGGCCCATTCATAAGAAGCATAGTGCGCCATCAATACCGCAATGCTTTTCTGCTTTTTTTCCAAATCCAAATACAAATCAATATTGGTAAAAGTGTATCGCTTATCCAACTCTGCTCTTGAAATGGTCATGGTTTTTATCATTTCCAAAAACATATCACACATATGATGGTAGAATTTTTTTTCTATTTGTAAGCGTTCCACCTCAGATAAATGAGGTAAGGCGATAGCTATATTGTTGCGAACTATTTTTTTTCGATACCCAATTACGTGGTATACCAATACATAAATGCCATCTGAAAAAAGGTAAAGCAATCGAAACGGCAGTATCGAAATTAACCAAAGAATAGGGTAGAGCAGAATAAAGACAAGAAGTTGCATTCGTAAAATTTTATGCAAATATAAAGTTAAAAGTTATTTTAATCGACAGCCGTTAACAAAACCTACAAGAAGTATTATTATTTTTACGGAAATATTTCAATTATGCTCAACCTGTTTTTAATAGGCATTATTTTGGCCAACGTTCTTATCAGTCTTAAAGGATTTAACGATGAATATTTTTTTCGGAAATACCAGTTCCATGTAGGCAGTATTAGAGCCGGAGAACAATTCAGGATGATTAGCTCTGCTTTTTTGCACGCTGATTTTTTTCATTTGGCCTTTAATATGATTGCGCTTTACTCTTTTGCACCTGTCGTGTATGAAGGTCTTGGTAATTTTACGTTTCTTTTAATCTATGTCGGTAGCCTCATTTTTGGTAGTTTACTCACTATGGTTTTTCATGGTAATGATTATAGTTACAGAGCTGTAGGTGCTTCGGGTGCTGTTACCGGAATTATTTACTCAGCCATTTTATTATATCCGGATATGACCATTGGTATTTTTGGAGTAATTCCTATGCCGGCGTATGTTTTCGGAATTGGGTATTTGCTGTATTCCATTTACGGAATGAAATCCAAGAGCGACAATATTGGACATACAGCCCATTTTGGCGGAGCTATTGGCGGATATGCGATCACATTGTTAAAAGAGCCTGCCTTGTTTGAATATAGTACTTTTATGGTTATCTTATTAGCCATTCCGATTGTTATTTTGTTTGTCATGGCCAAAGCCGGAAAATTATAATTGGCACAACTTTTGAAACCTCAAAAGCATCATCATTAAAAATAATAAATTATGAAAAAAGCAGTTGTATTGGTAGCCCTAATTTTAGCTATCACCGTTCAAGCCCAAGAGCAGAAGCCTCAAGTACCGCAAATTTCGGTTACCGGAGAAGGAAAAGTAAAAATCACCCCCGATCAGGCAGTAGTAACTGTTGGATTTCAAAATTCGGGCAAAGATGCCAAAGAAGTTAAAAATCTAAACGATGAAGTGGTAGACAAAGTGATTAAATTCTTAAAAAGTAGCGGCATCCCGGCTACCGATTATAAAACGAATAATGTGAGCCTTTATAAAACTTACGACTATGACAAAAAGAAATACAACTTTCAGGCGAGTCAAACCTTGAGTATAACGTTAAAAGATTTGAAAAAATACGATACCATTATGATGGGTCTAAACGATGCCGGAGTTAATACTATACAAGGGGTGGAATTCAAGTCGTCTAAAATGGAGGAATATGAAAAAGACGCCCGAAGAAATGCGATGTTGAATGCCAAACAAAAAGCAACTGACTATGCTTCGGTACTTGGACAAAAAGTGGGTAAAGCTTTGCTGATTACCGATAATTCACAAGTGTATGTGCCACAGCCTATGTATAAAGGAGGAATGATGGCAATGGCTGCCGATGCAGTTCAAAGTAGAGAAACCTTGGCGGTAGGCGAGTTGGAGATTAATACCAATGTCAGTGTGACTTTCGCTTTAGAATAAAACAAGAATAAAAATTATAATGAAAAAGCCTTTATGAAAATAAGGGCTTTTTTTGTTTTTTAGAGGATTTTGCTTCGCAACGTTCTGAAAATAGGCAGGATTACTTTGTGATTGTGTAATTACTCTGCTTATTGCAAACAGGATTTTGCTTCGCAATATCCTGCAGAGCTACGCTCTGAAAATGAATTCAAATAAAAAAAACGCTCAAACAAGTTTGGCGTTTTTCTTTTTAAATTCATTTATTCGTGGGGAGAGCAGGATTCGAACCAATCTGCTAACCCCTTTATTTACGGTGGTTTCAAAAACCTTAAAAACTAGGGTCTCGATTTTGCATCTGTACTGCAAAAATCATCAAATCTTATGATGTAAATTTAAGAATTATCAGGGATGTTTCCAAACATATTTAGTGATTTCGTACCATAAATTGAACTGGTTTCCATCAGTTTCAATTGTTCGACAGTCTTTAAGCTGTTCAAGTTTTATCCTACACCATGCAACGCAAAACTTCTTCTAATGGAAGTCCAGTATATCTGGAAAACTCCTCTACGGAAATATATTGATGATCTTCTTTATTGAGATGCTTCTTAATCTTCTTTAAATACAACCGTGCCTGGGTGTATTCTTTTCCCATTATGCGTTGAACATCTTTCGGATACATGCACACTCTTGTAGTACTTGCTCCCATTTCAACAATTGATACTTTATGTATGCCTTTGGTATGGGGTTACCATACTCAAACACCATAGTACAAAACTATAAAATTTCAGGAAATCGCCATTAATTATTATTGGCGGTTATGGTCGAATATTGGTGGGTTTTGATTGCAAGCCTTTGAAATGTCCTGCTATTACTGGAAACTTTGTGTAAATCATTCGAAAATTAGTTGCAACAATTCTGAAAAATGAGGGAGTAACAAAACGAAATTATTAATCAAAGTTTTAGAAATTATGGCAAGACAGAAAGGCATAATTAAACTGAAAGGTACTATCGGAGGTATTACCTTTTACAAGACTTCGCAAGACGGGCACCTCGCCCGCGAGAAAGGAGGTATCGA
Above is a genomic segment from Flavobacterium phycosphaerae containing:
- a CDS encoding rhomboid family intramembrane serine protease, which translates into the protein MLNLFLIGIILANVLISLKGFNDEYFFRKYQFHVGSIRAGEQFRMISSAFLHADFFHLAFNMIALYSFAPVVYEGLGNFTFLLIYVGSLIFGSLLTMVFHGNDYSYRAVGASGAVTGIIYSAILLYPDMTIGIFGVIPMPAYVFGIGYLLYSIYGMKSKSDNIGHTAHFGGAIGGYAITLLKEPALFEYSTFMVILLAIPIVILFVMAKAGKL
- a CDS encoding SIMPL domain-containing protein, whose product is MKKAVVLVALILAITVQAQEQKPQVPQISVTGEGKVKITPDQAVVTVGFQNSGKDAKEVKNLNDEVVDKVIKFLKSSGIPATDYKTNNVSLYKTYDYDKKKYNFQASQTLSITLKDLKKYDTIMMGLNDAGVNTIQGVEFKSSKMEEYEKDARRNAMLNAKQKATDYASVLGQKVGKALLITDNSQVYVPQPMYKGGMMAMAADAVQSRETLAVGELEINTNVSVTFALE
- a CDS encoding lysophospholipid acyltransferase family protein, translated to MQLLVFILLYPILWLISILPFRLLYLFSDGIYVLVYHVIGYRKKIVRNNIAIALPHLSEVERLQIEKKFYHHMCDMFLEMIKTMTISRAELDKRYTFTNIDLYLDLEKKQKSIAVLMAHYASYEWAISMNNIINFEGFAIYKKIANKYFDKLVRDIRSKFKATLITNRETIRIIEKNAKNKHLGVYGFASDQSPQLSKTHHWSTFMGVETPVHTGAEMLAKRFDMNVIFLKTRKVKRGYYEGTFEYLAENPKEVPNYQISDEFLKRVEKQILEAPEYYLWTHKRWKHRKN